In Nostoc edaphicum CCNP1411, the sequence CCTACGGTGTATACACAAGTCAAAAAAGTTTGATTTTTCATTGTTCTCTCGTTTATCTTGTTCCCATGCTCTGCATGGGAATGCTCCTCGTTGAGGCTCTGCCTCCAATCTGGCATTGAGTCAGAGACTCAATGAATGCATTCCCAGTCGGAGACTGGGAACGAGGAAAGTCTTATCAAGCTAGGTTTTTAGGACTTGTGTATACACCGTAGCCAATGCATCGGGGGGATTAAGGGGGGTAATTAGACTTGTGTGTACACCGTAGCCTTATAAAGGGGAGGTTGGGAGGGGTCAAAATAATACGCAGCTTTACAGAGAATTGGTATTAAACCCTTTGTTATAAAATAAGCTAACTTCTGCCACAGTGTACTAGATTTTATTTGGGATTTTCCAATTTTTATGCAACCTCGACAAGGCATCATTGAAATCTTTTCAACTTTTGTCCAATTTGCTGGCGAACGCTTTAGTCGTTGGGGGACGGAATCAAATTTGCGTCGCAGCATTCAAAGTTGTCTAAACCGCACACCACAAGAAACTTCTGAATACTTTTGGGCACTTTATTGGTATAAGTTTTGGCAGCTTCCCGAAACTGAGTCAATAGCTAGGCAACATCTCATAGCTTATTTGCAAGAACCTTGCTATTGGGTATCCCAAAAGACGGTTACTAGTTTTGCCAGTACTCAGTATAAACTGTCAGACTGTTTTCAGATTGCGATCGCACAAGTTGATAAAGTTCTCAAAGGTTTTAATCCCAATCAAGGTTTTACCTTAAAAAACTACGCCAATGCCATCTTTAGCGGTGCTATCCGCGAAACTTTACGCCAAAAGAGGGAAGTTGACATTTGTACAGATTGGGGACTATTGCGAAAAATCACTAAAAAGCTTTTGGTGGAGTCTTTGCAAAATGCTGGTTTATCCCCAGAAAATATTAATGCTTATATCCTTGCTTGGAATTGTTTCATAACCCTATATATTCCTACAAAAACTGGTACTTCTCGCCAACTTTCTCGACCCGACGATAAAGTTTGGGAAGCGATCGCTAAAGCTTATAATTCACAAAGTAGTCAGCAAGTCAATCCCCAAACTTTGGAAAAATGGCTGCTAAATGCTGCTAAATCTGTACGCAAGTATTGTTATCCCACCCCGGAGTCTCTGAATACTCCCAAAGGTGGCGATGATTCCTGGGAGTGGCTGGACAATCTTACGGGAGGTCAACAAGAATCTCTAATCAATGAAATTGTCGCCCAAGAAGAAGAACAAACTAGAATTTCTCAGCAAACTGAGATTAACAAAGTTTTAGTTGTAGCGATCGCTCAACTTGAACCGCAATTACAAGAGATTGTACAACTTTACTATGGGCAAGAGCTAACTCAAGACAAAATTGCCAAACAATTACAAATGCAGCAATATACTGTCTCGCGGCGACTAAAAAAAGCACAGGAAGCTTTGTTGCGGTCTTTGGCTAACTGGAGTCAAGATAATTTGCATATTTCTATTACTTCAGACCTACTCAAAAATATAAATACAGTCATGGAAGAATGGCTGAGAAATTATTACTAGGGAGTGAAGAAGGGAATAGGGTACAGGTTACAGGGTACAGATTATCAAAACAGAATTCAGGAGTCAGGAGCCAGAATTCAGTTGGGTATTTTGTGCGACTGGCGGATGAATCAAGGGCGTTTTTGCACCCCCACTAAATCGAAGATTTAGTGGTCAACAAGACAGTGGCGGGTCTGAATCCCCCACTGATAGCGCAGCGTTAGCGAGTCCGCGAGCGTCTTGATTCTGACTCCTGAATTCTGACCTCTGAATTCTTCTTCAATCCCTATCACCTTTCACCTGTAACCTCTCCCCCAATCCCTCAATCCTCAATCCCTAATCCCTAATCCCTAATCCCCATGACTACTATATTTACTTTTGCTAACCCAACTGACCTGATTTTAGAAATCCCTACCGCCACCCAAAATCAAGCGGATGTTTACAGTCAATCTTTTTCTAACCCCACTTCTGGCTATCAAGGTTATATTAATGAACTTTGCCTAAGTGCTATTTTGCTATGGTTACAAGAAGATTTCACGCCTCAAGCAAAGGTCTGGCCAAATACAAATGTTTTATCGAGTTTCTGGGAAATAGTAAATGGAACTGCAATCACCTTAGATGCAACTCGATTTATCTTGATTCCCAGTGAGACAATTGATTTAAGCGAATTGCGAGTACCGCAAGAATGGGTGGATATTCCCAGTTGGGTAGGTGATTACTACTTAGCTGTGCAGGTAGAACCAGATGAAGGCTATGTTAGAGTTTGGGGTTATTGCACCCATACACAACTCAAATCTCAGGGTAGTTATGATCCAGGCGATCGCACTTATTCTCTTGATGCTGCTGACATCATCAATGATATCAGTGTTTTAGCTGTGGCGCGGCAACTTTGTTTAGAAGAATCAACACGTAGCGCTATTGAAGAGATTCTTCCCATACCGCAACCACAAGCACAAAACTTAATTACTCGTCTGGGAAATCCAGAAATACTTACACCGAGACTAGCTATCCCTTTTCAATTATGGGGAGGGTTAATTGCACATGGCGGGTGGCGAAAAAGCTTATATCAACGACGCTTGGGACTACCAGAACAGTGGTCGGTTCTCCAATGGTTGCAAAGCGGTGTTTCCCAAGTTGCTGAAGCTGCCGGTTGGGGAAGCTTTGATTTACAACTGAGTGCGGCTGGGGCGCGGAGTGTTGACCAAAGGCAACCAGAATCTATTTTATCTCGTGAACTGGCGATACCTGCGGTGGGCTACGCCTACGCAGGTCAAATTTATGAATTGCTGATTACACCACAAGGCGAACCAGACGCGACTGTTTGGCGCTTTGAGTTACGCAACCGGACAGTGGGTGCAGCTATTCCTGGTGGTTTTAAACTCCGACTACTCACTGAAGATTTACAGCCTTTTCCCAACAACGAAGATATTGCTATATCTGCTGTAGAACAACTTTACGTAGAAGTTGCGCTGCTACCAGGAGAAGGCATAGTCTGGGAAATAGAACCTCTTCCCGAAAATTATGACCGAGAAATACTCAGATTTTAAACTCTTATTTGGCTTTTTTATAGATAATTACAGTGGAGAACTGTCTGGTAAATCCACTTACATATAAAAAGCCATGAGAGCAAAACCTAAACAACAAATGCGTATATGGGCGATGTTGTGTCATTTATCAGCTTTATTGGGATGGATATTATTATGCTTTTTGGTATTTATTGGCATCCCTTTATATTTACCCCTCAATCTTTTAGCCCCACTCCTCATCTGGAAATTTAAAAAATCACAATATCCCTGGATTGATTTGCAAGGAAAGGAATCACTAAATTTTCAAATTTCTTTAACATTATATACTTTGATTTTTATAGTAATCTCTTTGTTTTTAGTGTTAATTAGCTTTAGTCTGGCACTGGCTACCAATGGTTCATTTAATGAAATAAAAACTACTTTAGACAGCTTATTGTTTTTTCTTATATCTTTGATTTCATTAAAGCTATTACTCCAATCATTCTTAGTAACTTTTGCGGCTGTCAAAGCTTACAATGGAGAGCATTATCGTTACCCTTTAACAGTTAGAATTTTACGATAAGAAATGATTTAATATCGATTATTCTCAAATAAACATTAAAATGTTATATTTTCATTTGTTCACTTTATGGTATAGAGTTTTAGCATAATATAATCCTAAACTATATAATAGACAAAATGATATTATTAAATAAATAATAACTTGTATAAATCTGGGAGTATATAATAATATGATTGGAGTTGCGATCGCAGGCACTGGATTTGGTCAAAAAGTCCACATTCCTGGATTTCAAGCACATCCTCGGACTGAGGTAGTTGCTGTTTATCATCGAGATATAAATAAAGCTAAAGCCATAGCAGAATCCCATAATATCCGCCACGCCTCTGACTCTCTTGTAGATATTGTGGCATTACCAGAAGTGCAAGCAGTCAGCATCTCCACGCCACCCTTTTTGCACTATGAAATGGCAAAAACTGTACTGCAAGCTGGAAAACATTTATTATTAGAAAAACCGACAAGTTTAAATGCAATTGAAGCTAAAGAACTTTATCAGTTAGCAAAAGCAAAAAGCACCATTGCAACTGTAGATTTTGAATTTCGCTTTGTCCCAGCATGGCAGTTATTTGCTGAATTATTGTCACAAGATTATGTGGGAGAGTTACGCCTAATTAAAATTGATTGGTTAGGTTCTTCTCGTGCTGATACTTCACGCCCTTGGAATTGG encodes:
- a CDS encoding sigma-70 family RNA polymerase sigma factor; its protein translation is MQPRQGIIEIFSTFVQFAGERFSRWGTESNLRRSIQSCLNRTPQETSEYFWALYWYKFWQLPETESIARQHLIAYLQEPCYWVSQKTVTSFASTQYKLSDCFQIAIAQVDKVLKGFNPNQGFTLKNYANAIFSGAIRETLRQKREVDICTDWGLLRKITKKLLVESLQNAGLSPENINAYILAWNCFITLYIPTKTGTSRQLSRPDDKVWEAIAKAYNSQSSQQVNPQTLEKWLLNAAKSVRKYCYPTPESLNTPKGGDDSWEWLDNLTGGQQESLINEIVAQEEEQTRISQQTEINKVLVVAIAQLEPQLQEIVQLYYGQELTQDKIAKQLQMQQYTVSRRLKKAQEALLRSLANWSQDNLHISITSDLLKNINTVMEEWLRNYY
- a CDS encoding DUF4870 domain-containing protein, giving the protein MRAKPKQQMRIWAMLCHLSALLGWILLCFLVFIGIPLYLPLNLLAPLLIWKFKKSQYPWIDLQGKESLNFQISLTLYTLIFIVISLFLVLISFSLALATNGSFNEIKTTLDSLLFFLISLISLKLLLQSFLVTFAAVKAYNGEHYRYPLTVRILR
- a CDS encoding DUF1822 family protein, with the protein product MTTIFTFANPTDLILEIPTATQNQADVYSQSFSNPTSGYQGYINELCLSAILLWLQEDFTPQAKVWPNTNVLSSFWEIVNGTAITLDATRFILIPSETIDLSELRVPQEWVDIPSWVGDYYLAVQVEPDEGYVRVWGYCTHTQLKSQGSYDPGDRTYSLDAADIINDISVLAVARQLCLEESTRSAIEEILPIPQPQAQNLITRLGNPEILTPRLAIPFQLWGGLIAHGGWRKSLYQRRLGLPEQWSVLQWLQSGVSQVAEAAGWGSFDLQLSAAGARSVDQRQPESILSRELAIPAVGYAYAGQIYELLITPQGEPDATVWRFELRNRTVGAAIPGGFKLRLLTEDLQPFPNNEDIAISAVEQLYVEVALLPGEGIVWEIEPLPENYDREILRF